A single genomic interval of Hevea brasiliensis isolate MT/VB/25A 57/8 chromosome 4, ASM3005281v1, whole genome shotgun sequence harbors:
- the LOC131179120 gene encoding uncharacterized protein LOC131179120 produces MSEPLQSVTSECNYVEVIPKDHGGMQQLLAIKSSGVWNMEVDPFDVQELPPKNFIATSYNIQDILEDTSGMQLSLGSIEGGHVEVCNVEEQISLPEFTISESLNIGKDDYGAEVQPEVGSSKGEYVAGCGAGANLSEALTSMPNDIVEKSTDIEDTHRMEAWQFGGGVLRNISKNSRPSSLAVEEEKVDACEKGLAGNSLAQREPQGSEA; encoded by the coding sequence ATGTCAGAACCTTTACAGTCAGTCACTTCTGAATGTAATTACGTTGAGGTTATTCCAAAAGATCATGGTGGGATGCAACAGCTGCTGGCTATTAAGAGTAGTGGGGTTTGGAATATGGAAGTTGACCCCTTTGACGTGCAAGAGCTGCCTCCAAAAAATTTTATTGCTACATCTTACAATATACAGGACATTCTTGAAGACACTAGTGGAATGCAACTGTCTCTTGGAAGCATCGAGGGTGGTCACGTTGAGGTTTGCAATGTGGAAGAACAGATATCTTTGCCAGAATTTACCATTTCTGAATCTTTAAATATAGGGAAAGATGATTATGGAGCTGAGGTACAGCCAGAGGTTGGTAGTAGTAAGGGTGAATATGTTGCTGGTTGCGGTGCTGGAGCAAACTTGTCTGAAGCACTCACATCAATGCCAAATGATATTGTTGAGAAATCTACTGATATTGAGGACACTCATCGAATGGAGGCTTGGCAGTTTGGTGGGGGTGTATTGCGAAATATTTCGAAAAATAGTCGTCCGTCTTCCTTGGCAGTAGAGGAAGAAAAAGTTGATGCGTGTGAGAAAGGTCTAGCTGGCAACTCCCTAGCACAAAGGGAACCACAAGGATCTGAAGCATAA